One window of Felis catus isolate Fca126 chromosome D4, F.catus_Fca126_mat1.0, whole genome shotgun sequence genomic DNA carries:
- the TJP2 gene encoding tight junction protein ZO-2 isoform X6, translating into MEELIWEQYTVTLQKDSKRGFGIAVSGGRDNPHFENGETSIVISDVLPGGPADGLLQENDRVVMVNGTPMEDVLHSFAVQQLRKSGKIAAIVVKRPRKVQLAPPQGSPSVGEDDRAFDVMDEFDGRSARSGYSERSRRSSHGARSRSWEDSPERGRPHERARSPERERSRGRSLERGLDHDDYGRGRERSRGRSLERGLDHDDYGRARERSRGRSTDRAYDRAYDRAYSPEEYGRRAQPDARYAASRSRSREHLHSCSPSPELRGRPDSDRPIGVLLVKSKANEEYGLRLGSQIFIKEMTRTGLANKDGNLHEGDIILKINGTVTENMSLTDARKLIEKSRGKLQLVVLRDSRQTLINIPSLNDSDSEIEDISEIESNRSFSPEERRQQYSDYDYHSSNEKLKERPNSREDMQNRWSRMGATPTPFKSMGDAAAALGTENSKEPKYQEEPPAPQPKAAPRTFLHPSPEDEAIYGPNTKMVRFQKGDSVGLRLAGGNDVGIFVAGIQEGTSAEQEGLQEGDQILKVNTQDFRGLVREDAVLYLLEIPKGEMVTILAQSRADVYRDILACGRGDSFFIRSHFECEKETPQSLAFTRGEVFRVVDTLYDGKLGHWLAVRIGNELEKGLIPNKSRAEQMASVQNAQRDNAGDRADFWRMRGQRSGVKKNLRKSREDLTAVVSVSTKFPAYERVLLREAGFKRPVVLFGPIADIALEKLANELPDLFQTAKTEPKDAGSEKSSGVVRLNTVRQIIEQDKHALLDVTPKAVDLLNYTQWFPIVIFFNPDSRQGVKTMRQRLNPTSNKSSRKLYDQANKLKKTCAHLFTATINLNSANDSWFGSLKDSIQHQQGEAVWVSEGKMEGMDDDPEDRMSYLTAMGADYLSCDSRLISDFEDTDGEGGAYTDNELDEPAEEPLVSSITRSSEPVQHEESIRKPSPEPRAQMRRAASRDQLRDSSPPPAFKPEPPKAKTQNREESFDFSRSHEYKSNPSAVAGNEIPGASTKGYPPPVAAKPALARSILKPSTPVPPPEGEEVGEGSEEQDGTPKSVLGKVKIFEKMDHKARLQRMQELQEAQNARIEIAQKHPDIYAVPIKTHKPDPGLSQNTSSRPPEPQKGPSRLYQDPRGSYGSDVEEEEYRQQLSEHSKRGYYGQPSRYRDTEL; encoded by the exons GATTCCAAAAGAGGATTTGGAATAGCAGTGTCCGGAGGCAGAGACAATCCCCACTTTGAAAATGGAGAAACATCAATCGTCATTTCTGATGTGCTCCCGGGGGGGCCCGCTGATGGGCTGCTTCA AGAAAATGACAGGGTGGTCATGGTTAATGGCACCCCCATGGAGGATGTGCTCCATTCATTTGCTGTTCAGCAGCTGAGAAAAAGTGGGAAGATTGCCGCCATT GTGGTCAAGAGGCCCCGGAAGGTCCAGCTGGCCCCACCCCAGGGCAGCCCGTCTGTCGGTGAGGATGACCGCGCTTTTGACGTGATGGACGAGTTCGACGGCAGAAGTGCCCGCAGCGGGTACAGCGAGAGGAGCCGGCGCAGCAGCCACGGTGCGCGCAGCCGCAGCTGGGAGGACAGTCCGGAGAGGGGGCGGCCCCACGAGAGGGCACGGAGTCCAGAGCGCGAGCGCAGTCGTGGCCGCAGCCTGGAGCGGGGTTTGGACCACGACGACTACGGGCGGGGCCGAGAGCGCAGCCGCGGCCGCAGCCTGGAGCGCGGTTTGGACCACGACGACTATGGGCGGGCCCGGGAGCGCAGCCGCGGCCGGAGCACAGACCGGGCCTACGACCGAGCTTACGACCGAGCCTACAGCCCGGAGGAGTACGGCCGCAGGGCCCAGCCCGATGCCCGATACGCGGCGTCCCGGAGCCGCAGCCGCGAGCACTTGCActcctgcagccccagccctgagCTGAGGGGGCGGCCGGACTCGGACAGGCCCATCGGGGTTCTTCTggtgaaaagcaaagcaaatgaag AGTATGGTCTCCGGCTTGGGAGTCAGATTTTCATAAAGGAAATGACCAGAACTGGTCTGGCAAATAAAGATGGCAACCTGCATGAAGGAGATATAATTCTCAAG ATAAATGGAACTGTAACTGAGAACATGTCTTTAACGGATGCTCGAAAACTGATAGAAAAGTCAAGAGGAAAACTCCAGCTAGTGGTGTTGAGAGACAGCAGGCAAACACTCATCAACATCCCGTCGTTAAATGACAGCGACTCAGAAATAGAAG ATATCTCAGAAATAGAGTCAAACCGATCATTTTCTCCAGAGGAGAGACGGCAGCAGTATTCCGATTATGATTATCATTCCTCAAATGAAAAGCTGAAGGAAAGGCCAAA TTCAAGAGAGGACATGCAGAACAGATGGTCCAGGATGGGCGCCACACCCACTCCTTTTAAGTCTATGGGGGACGCTGCAGCTGCACTTGGCACAGAGAACAGCAAGGAACCCAAATACCAAGAGGAACCGCCAG CTCCTCAACCAAAAGCAGCCCCAAGAACCTTTCTCCATCCTAGTCCTGAAGATGAAGCAATATATGG TCCCAATACCAAAATGGTGAGATTTCAGAAGGGAGACAGCGTGGGCCTCCGGTTGGCTGGTGGCAATGACGTTGGGATATTTGTGGCTGGCATTCAAGAGGGGACCTCCGCAGAGCAAGAAGGCCTTCAAGAAGGGGACCAGATTCTGAAG GTGAACACACAGGATTTCAGAGGGCTGGTTCGGGAAGATGCCGTTCTCTACCTGCTAGAAATCCCTAAAGGTGAAATGGTGACCATATTAGCTCAGAGCCGAGCTGATG tgtataGAGACATCCTAGCTTGTGGCAGAGGGGATTCGTTTTTTATAAGAAGCCACTTTGAATGTGAGAAGGAAACTCCACAGAGCCTGGCTTTCACCAGGGGGGAGGTCTTCCGAGTGGTAGATACGCTGTACGATGGCAAGCTGGGCCACTGGCTGGCCGTGAGGATCGGAAATGAGTTGGAGAAAGGCTTAATCCCCAACAAAAGCAG AGCTGAACAGATGGCCAGTGTTCAGAATGCCCAGAGAGACAATGCTGGGGACAGAGCAGATTTCTGGAGAATGCGTGGTCAGAGATCTGGCGTGAAGAAAAACTTAAGGAAGAGTCGGGAAGATCTAACAGCCGTTGTGTCAGTTAGCACCAAGTTCCCAGCCTATGAGAGGGTTTTGCTGCGAGAAG CTGGTTTCAAGAGACCTGTGGTCTTATTTGGTCCTATAGCAGATATAGCACTGGAAAAGTTGGCAAATGAGTTACCTGACCTGTTTCAAACTGCTA aAACGGAACCAAAAGATGCAGGATCCGAGAAATCCAGTGGGGTGGTGCGGTTAAATACAGTGAGGCAAATCATTGAACAG GATAAGCATGCACTCCTGGATGTGACTCCTAAAGCTGTGGACCTGTTGAATTACACTCAGTGGTTCCcgattgtgatttttttcaacccAGACTCCAGACAAGGTGTCAAAACCATGAGACAGAGGTTGAATCCAACGTCCAACAAAAGTTCTCGGAAGTTATATGACCAAGCCAACAAGCTTAAAAAAACTTGTGCACATCTTTTTACAg CTACAATCAACCTAAATTCAGCCAATGATAGCTGGTTTGGCAGCTTGAAGGACTCAATTCAGCATCAGCAAGGAGAAGCAGTTTGGGTGTCTGAAGGAAAG ATGGAAGGGATGGATGATGACCCTGAAGACCGCATGTCCTACTTAACTGCCATGGGCGCGGACTATCTGAGTTGCGACAGCCGCCTCATCAGTGACTTTGAAGACACCGACGGCGAAGGAGGCGCCTACACTGACAATGAGCTGGATGAGCCAGCTGAGGAGCCACTGGTGTCTTCCATCACCCGCTCCTCGGAGCCGGTGCAGCATGAGGAG AGCATAAGGAAACCCAGCCCAGAGCCACGAGCTCAGATGAGGAGGGCTGCTAGCAGAGATCAACTTAGGGACAGTAGCCCACCCCCAGCATTCAAGCCAGAACCACCCAAG GCCAAAACCCAGAACAGAGAAGAATCCTTTGACTTCTCCAGATCCCATGAATATAAGTCAAACCCCTCAGCTGTTGCTGGTAATGAAATTCCTGGGGCATCTACCAAAGGTTATCCTCCTCCTGTTGCAGCAAAACCTGCCTTAGCAAGGTCTATACTGAAGCCCTCCactcctgtccctcctccagaGGGTGAGGAGGTAGGAGAGGGCAGTGAGGAGCAAGATGGCACTCCCAAGTCTGTCCTGggcaaagtaaaaatatttgagaagatgGATCACAAGGCAAGATTACAGAGAATGCAAGAGCTCCAAGAAGCACAGAATGCAAgg ATTGAAATTGCTCAGAAGCATCCTGATATTTATGCAGTTCCAATTAAAACACACAAGCCAGACCCTGGCCTGTCCCAGAATACAAG TTCTAGGCCACCTGAACCCCAGAAAGGTCCTTCCAGACTCTACCAGGACCCCAGGGGAAGTTATGGCAGTGACGTTGAGGAAGAAGAATATCGCCAGCAGCTGTCAGAACACTCAAAGCGCGGTTATTACGGCCAGCCTTCCCGGTATCGGGACACAGAATTATAG
- the TJP2 gene encoding tight junction protein ZO-2 isoform X2, producing the protein MRYKKYMAILEAAVGITPLNKRELLPESRRHVNLWQHPGVRSAALLSSPCEWDWYLGRTSWSEQSTKHRRVQADSLLYQAPGMEELIWEQYTVTLQKDSKRGFGIAVSGGRDNPHFENGETSIVISDVLPGGPADGLLQENDRVVMVNGTPMEDVLHSFAVQQLRKSGKIAAIVVKRPRKVQLAPPQGSPSVGEDDRAFDVMDEFDGRSARSGYSERSRRSSHGARSRSWEDSPERGRPHERARSPERERSRGRSLERGLDHDDYGRGRERSRGRSLERGLDHDDYGRARERSRGRSTDRAYDRAYDRAYSPEEYGRRAQPDARYAASRSRSREHLHSCSPSPELRGRPDSDRPIGVLLVKSKANEEYGLRLGSQIFIKEMTRTGLANKDGNLHEGDIILKINGTVTENMSLTDARKLIEKSRGKLQLVVLRDSRQTLINIPSLNDSDSEIEDISEIESNRSFSPEERRQQYSDYDYHSSNEKLKERPNSREDMQNRWSRMGATPTPFKSMGDAAAALGTENSKEPKYQEEPPAPQPKAAPRTFLHPSPEDEAIYGPNTKMVRFQKGDSVGLRLAGGNDVGIFVAGIQEGTSAEQEGLQEGDQILKVNTQDFRGLVREDAVLYLLEIPKGEMVTILAQSRADVYRDILACGRGDSFFIRSHFECEKETPQSLAFTRGEVFRVVDTLYDGKLGHWLAVRIGNELEKGLIPNKSRAEQMASVQNAQRDNAGDRADFWRMRGQRSGVKKNLRKSREDLTAVVSVSTKFPAYERVLLREAGFKRPVVLFGPIADIALEKLANELPDLFQTAKTEPKDAGSEKSSGVVRLNTVRQIIEQDKHALLDVTPKAVDLLNYTQWFPIVIFFNPDSRQGVKTMRQRLNPTSNKSSRKLYDQANKLKKTCAHLFTATINLNSANDSWFGSLKDSIQHQQGEAVWVSEGKMEGMDDDPEDRMSYLTAMGADYLSCDSRLISDFEDTDGEGGAYTDNELDEPAEEPLVSSITRSSEPVQHEEAKTQNREESFDFSRSHEYKSNPSAVAGNEIPGASTKGYPPPVAAKPALARSILKPSTPVPPPEGEEVGEGSEEQDGTPKSVLGKVKIFEKMDHKARLQRMQELQEAQNARIEIAQKHPDIYAVPIKTHKPDPGLSQNTSSRPPEPQKGPSRLYQDPRGSYGSDVEEEEYRQQLSEHSKRGYYGQPSRYRDTEL; encoded by the exons GATTCCAAAAGAGGATTTGGAATAGCAGTGTCCGGAGGCAGAGACAATCCCCACTTTGAAAATGGAGAAACATCAATCGTCATTTCTGATGTGCTCCCGGGGGGGCCCGCTGATGGGCTGCTTCA AGAAAATGACAGGGTGGTCATGGTTAATGGCACCCCCATGGAGGATGTGCTCCATTCATTTGCTGTTCAGCAGCTGAGAAAAAGTGGGAAGATTGCCGCCATT GTGGTCAAGAGGCCCCGGAAGGTCCAGCTGGCCCCACCCCAGGGCAGCCCGTCTGTCGGTGAGGATGACCGCGCTTTTGACGTGATGGACGAGTTCGACGGCAGAAGTGCCCGCAGCGGGTACAGCGAGAGGAGCCGGCGCAGCAGCCACGGTGCGCGCAGCCGCAGCTGGGAGGACAGTCCGGAGAGGGGGCGGCCCCACGAGAGGGCACGGAGTCCAGAGCGCGAGCGCAGTCGTGGCCGCAGCCTGGAGCGGGGTTTGGACCACGACGACTACGGGCGGGGCCGAGAGCGCAGCCGCGGCCGCAGCCTGGAGCGCGGTTTGGACCACGACGACTATGGGCGGGCCCGGGAGCGCAGCCGCGGCCGGAGCACAGACCGGGCCTACGACCGAGCTTACGACCGAGCCTACAGCCCGGAGGAGTACGGCCGCAGGGCCCAGCCCGATGCCCGATACGCGGCGTCCCGGAGCCGCAGCCGCGAGCACTTGCActcctgcagccccagccctgagCTGAGGGGGCGGCCGGACTCGGACAGGCCCATCGGGGTTCTTCTggtgaaaagcaaagcaaatgaag AGTATGGTCTCCGGCTTGGGAGTCAGATTTTCATAAAGGAAATGACCAGAACTGGTCTGGCAAATAAAGATGGCAACCTGCATGAAGGAGATATAATTCTCAAG ATAAATGGAACTGTAACTGAGAACATGTCTTTAACGGATGCTCGAAAACTGATAGAAAAGTCAAGAGGAAAACTCCAGCTAGTGGTGTTGAGAGACAGCAGGCAAACACTCATCAACATCCCGTCGTTAAATGACAGCGACTCAGAAATAGAAG ATATCTCAGAAATAGAGTCAAACCGATCATTTTCTCCAGAGGAGAGACGGCAGCAGTATTCCGATTATGATTATCATTCCTCAAATGAAAAGCTGAAGGAAAGGCCAAA TTCAAGAGAGGACATGCAGAACAGATGGTCCAGGATGGGCGCCACACCCACTCCTTTTAAGTCTATGGGGGACGCTGCAGCTGCACTTGGCACAGAGAACAGCAAGGAACCCAAATACCAAGAGGAACCGCCAG CTCCTCAACCAAAAGCAGCCCCAAGAACCTTTCTCCATCCTAGTCCTGAAGATGAAGCAATATATGG TCCCAATACCAAAATGGTGAGATTTCAGAAGGGAGACAGCGTGGGCCTCCGGTTGGCTGGTGGCAATGACGTTGGGATATTTGTGGCTGGCATTCAAGAGGGGACCTCCGCAGAGCAAGAAGGCCTTCAAGAAGGGGACCAGATTCTGAAG GTGAACACACAGGATTTCAGAGGGCTGGTTCGGGAAGATGCCGTTCTCTACCTGCTAGAAATCCCTAAAGGTGAAATGGTGACCATATTAGCTCAGAGCCGAGCTGATG tgtataGAGACATCCTAGCTTGTGGCAGAGGGGATTCGTTTTTTATAAGAAGCCACTTTGAATGTGAGAAGGAAACTCCACAGAGCCTGGCTTTCACCAGGGGGGAGGTCTTCCGAGTGGTAGATACGCTGTACGATGGCAAGCTGGGCCACTGGCTGGCCGTGAGGATCGGAAATGAGTTGGAGAAAGGCTTAATCCCCAACAAAAGCAG AGCTGAACAGATGGCCAGTGTTCAGAATGCCCAGAGAGACAATGCTGGGGACAGAGCAGATTTCTGGAGAATGCGTGGTCAGAGATCTGGCGTGAAGAAAAACTTAAGGAAGAGTCGGGAAGATCTAACAGCCGTTGTGTCAGTTAGCACCAAGTTCCCAGCCTATGAGAGGGTTTTGCTGCGAGAAG CTGGTTTCAAGAGACCTGTGGTCTTATTTGGTCCTATAGCAGATATAGCACTGGAAAAGTTGGCAAATGAGTTACCTGACCTGTTTCAAACTGCTA aAACGGAACCAAAAGATGCAGGATCCGAGAAATCCAGTGGGGTGGTGCGGTTAAATACAGTGAGGCAAATCATTGAACAG GATAAGCATGCACTCCTGGATGTGACTCCTAAAGCTGTGGACCTGTTGAATTACACTCAGTGGTTCCcgattgtgatttttttcaacccAGACTCCAGACAAGGTGTCAAAACCATGAGACAGAGGTTGAATCCAACGTCCAACAAAAGTTCTCGGAAGTTATATGACCAAGCCAACAAGCTTAAAAAAACTTGTGCACATCTTTTTACAg CTACAATCAACCTAAATTCAGCCAATGATAGCTGGTTTGGCAGCTTGAAGGACTCAATTCAGCATCAGCAAGGAGAAGCAGTTTGGGTGTCTGAAGGAAAG ATGGAAGGGATGGATGATGACCCTGAAGACCGCATGTCCTACTTAACTGCCATGGGCGCGGACTATCTGAGTTGCGACAGCCGCCTCATCAGTGACTTTGAAGACACCGACGGCGAAGGAGGCGCCTACACTGACAATGAGCTGGATGAGCCAGCTGAGGAGCCACTGGTGTCTTCCATCACCCGCTCCTCGGAGCCGGTGCAGCATGAGGAG GCCAAAACCCAGAACAGAGAAGAATCCTTTGACTTCTCCAGATCCCATGAATATAAGTCAAACCCCTCAGCTGTTGCTGGTAATGAAATTCCTGGGGCATCTACCAAAGGTTATCCTCCTCCTGTTGCAGCAAAACCTGCCTTAGCAAGGTCTATACTGAAGCCCTCCactcctgtccctcctccagaGGGTGAGGAGGTAGGAGAGGGCAGTGAGGAGCAAGATGGCACTCCCAAGTCTGTCCTGggcaaagtaaaaatatttgagaagatgGATCACAAGGCAAGATTACAGAGAATGCAAGAGCTCCAAGAAGCACAGAATGCAAgg ATTGAAATTGCTCAGAAGCATCCTGATATTTATGCAGTTCCAATTAAAACACACAAGCCAGACCCTGGCCTGTCCCAGAATACAAG TTCTAGGCCACCTGAACCCCAGAAAGGTCCTTCCAGACTCTACCAGGACCCCAGGGGAAGTTATGGCAGTGACGTTGAGGAAGAAGAATATCGCCAGCAGCTGTCAGAACACTCAAAGCGCGGTTATTACGGCCAGCCTTCCCGGTATCGGGACACAGAATTATAG
- the TJP2 gene encoding tight junction protein ZO-2 isoform X3, whose product MKTAQVLQRMWSQAVKKFGRLKGHAPGMEELIWEQYTVTLQKDSKRGFGIAVSGGRDNPHFENGETSIVISDVLPGGPADGLLQENDRVVMVNGTPMEDVLHSFAVQQLRKSGKIAAIVVKRPRKVQLAPPQGSPSVGEDDRAFDVMDEFDGRSARSGYSERSRRSSHGARSRSWEDSPERGRPHERARSPERERSRGRSLERGLDHDDYGRGRERSRGRSLERGLDHDDYGRARERSRGRSTDRAYDRAYDRAYSPEEYGRRAQPDARYAASRSRSREHLHSCSPSPELRGRPDSDRPIGVLLVKSKANEEYGLRLGSQIFIKEMTRTGLANKDGNLHEGDIILKINGTVTENMSLTDARKLIEKSRGKLQLVVLRDSRQTLINIPSLNDSDSEIEDISEIESNRSFSPEERRQQYSDYDYHSSNEKLKERPNSREDMQNRWSRMGATPTPFKSMGDAAAALGTENSKEPKYQEEPPAPQPKAAPRTFLHPSPEDEAIYGPNTKMVRFQKGDSVGLRLAGGNDVGIFVAGIQEGTSAEQEGLQEGDQILKVNTQDFRGLVREDAVLYLLEIPKGEMVTILAQSRADVYRDILACGRGDSFFIRSHFECEKETPQSLAFTRGEVFRVVDTLYDGKLGHWLAVRIGNELEKGLIPNKSRAEQMASVQNAQRDNAGDRADFWRMRGQRSGVKKNLRKSREDLTAVVSVSTKFPAYERVLLREAGFKRPVVLFGPIADIALEKLANELPDLFQTAKTEPKDAGSEKSSGVVRLNTVRQIIEQDKHALLDVTPKAVDLLNYTQWFPIVIFFNPDSRQGVKTMRQRLNPTSNKSSRKLYDQANKLKKTCAHLFTATINLNSANDSWFGSLKDSIQHQQGEAVWVSEGKMEGMDDDPEDRMSYLTAMGADYLSCDSRLISDFEDTDGEGGAYTDNELDEPAEEPLVSSITRSSEPVQHEESIRKPSPEPRAQMRRAASRDQLRDSSPPPAFKPEPPKAKTQNREESFDFSRSHEYKSNPSAVAGNEIPGASTKGYPPPVAAKPALARSILKPSTPVPPPEGEEVGEGSEEQDGTPKSVLGKVKIFEKMDHKARLQRMQELQEAQNARIEIAQKHPDIYAVPIKTHKPDPGLSQNTSSRPPEPQKGPSRLYQDPRGSYGSDVEEEEYRQQLSEHSKRGYYGQPSRYRDTEL is encoded by the exons GATTCCAAAAGAGGATTTGGAATAGCAGTGTCCGGAGGCAGAGACAATCCCCACTTTGAAAATGGAGAAACATCAATCGTCATTTCTGATGTGCTCCCGGGGGGGCCCGCTGATGGGCTGCTTCA AGAAAATGACAGGGTGGTCATGGTTAATGGCACCCCCATGGAGGATGTGCTCCATTCATTTGCTGTTCAGCAGCTGAGAAAAAGTGGGAAGATTGCCGCCATT GTGGTCAAGAGGCCCCGGAAGGTCCAGCTGGCCCCACCCCAGGGCAGCCCGTCTGTCGGTGAGGATGACCGCGCTTTTGACGTGATGGACGAGTTCGACGGCAGAAGTGCCCGCAGCGGGTACAGCGAGAGGAGCCGGCGCAGCAGCCACGGTGCGCGCAGCCGCAGCTGGGAGGACAGTCCGGAGAGGGGGCGGCCCCACGAGAGGGCACGGAGTCCAGAGCGCGAGCGCAGTCGTGGCCGCAGCCTGGAGCGGGGTTTGGACCACGACGACTACGGGCGGGGCCGAGAGCGCAGCCGCGGCCGCAGCCTGGAGCGCGGTTTGGACCACGACGACTATGGGCGGGCCCGGGAGCGCAGCCGCGGCCGGAGCACAGACCGGGCCTACGACCGAGCTTACGACCGAGCCTACAGCCCGGAGGAGTACGGCCGCAGGGCCCAGCCCGATGCCCGATACGCGGCGTCCCGGAGCCGCAGCCGCGAGCACTTGCActcctgcagccccagccctgagCTGAGGGGGCGGCCGGACTCGGACAGGCCCATCGGGGTTCTTCTggtgaaaagcaaagcaaatgaag AGTATGGTCTCCGGCTTGGGAGTCAGATTTTCATAAAGGAAATGACCAGAACTGGTCTGGCAAATAAAGATGGCAACCTGCATGAAGGAGATATAATTCTCAAG ATAAATGGAACTGTAACTGAGAACATGTCTTTAACGGATGCTCGAAAACTGATAGAAAAGTCAAGAGGAAAACTCCAGCTAGTGGTGTTGAGAGACAGCAGGCAAACACTCATCAACATCCCGTCGTTAAATGACAGCGACTCAGAAATAGAAG ATATCTCAGAAATAGAGTCAAACCGATCATTTTCTCCAGAGGAGAGACGGCAGCAGTATTCCGATTATGATTATCATTCCTCAAATGAAAAGCTGAAGGAAAGGCCAAA TTCAAGAGAGGACATGCAGAACAGATGGTCCAGGATGGGCGCCACACCCACTCCTTTTAAGTCTATGGGGGACGCTGCAGCTGCACTTGGCACAGAGAACAGCAAGGAACCCAAATACCAAGAGGAACCGCCAG CTCCTCAACCAAAAGCAGCCCCAAGAACCTTTCTCCATCCTAGTCCTGAAGATGAAGCAATATATGG TCCCAATACCAAAATGGTGAGATTTCAGAAGGGAGACAGCGTGGGCCTCCGGTTGGCTGGTGGCAATGACGTTGGGATATTTGTGGCTGGCATTCAAGAGGGGACCTCCGCAGAGCAAGAAGGCCTTCAAGAAGGGGACCAGATTCTGAAG GTGAACACACAGGATTTCAGAGGGCTGGTTCGGGAAGATGCCGTTCTCTACCTGCTAGAAATCCCTAAAGGTGAAATGGTGACCATATTAGCTCAGAGCCGAGCTGATG tgtataGAGACATCCTAGCTTGTGGCAGAGGGGATTCGTTTTTTATAAGAAGCCACTTTGAATGTGAGAAGGAAACTCCACAGAGCCTGGCTTTCACCAGGGGGGAGGTCTTCCGAGTGGTAGATACGCTGTACGATGGCAAGCTGGGCCACTGGCTGGCCGTGAGGATCGGAAATGAGTTGGAGAAAGGCTTAATCCCCAACAAAAGCAG AGCTGAACAGATGGCCAGTGTTCAGAATGCCCAGAGAGACAATGCTGGGGACAGAGCAGATTTCTGGAGAATGCGTGGTCAGAGATCTGGCGTGAAGAAAAACTTAAGGAAGAGTCGGGAAGATCTAACAGCCGTTGTGTCAGTTAGCACCAAGTTCCCAGCCTATGAGAGGGTTTTGCTGCGAGAAG CTGGTTTCAAGAGACCTGTGGTCTTATTTGGTCCTATAGCAGATATAGCACTGGAAAAGTTGGCAAATGAGTTACCTGACCTGTTTCAAACTGCTA aAACGGAACCAAAAGATGCAGGATCCGAGAAATCCAGTGGGGTGGTGCGGTTAAATACAGTGAGGCAAATCATTGAACAG GATAAGCATGCACTCCTGGATGTGACTCCTAAAGCTGTGGACCTGTTGAATTACACTCAGTGGTTCCcgattgtgatttttttcaacccAGACTCCAGACAAGGTGTCAAAACCATGAGACAGAGGTTGAATCCAACGTCCAACAAAAGTTCTCGGAAGTTATATGACCAAGCCAACAAGCTTAAAAAAACTTGTGCACATCTTTTTACAg CTACAATCAACCTAAATTCAGCCAATGATAGCTGGTTTGGCAGCTTGAAGGACTCAATTCAGCATCAGCAAGGAGAAGCAGTTTGGGTGTCTGAAGGAAAG ATGGAAGGGATGGATGATGACCCTGAAGACCGCATGTCCTACTTAACTGCCATGGGCGCGGACTATCTGAGTTGCGACAGCCGCCTCATCAGTGACTTTGAAGACACCGACGGCGAAGGAGGCGCCTACACTGACAATGAGCTGGATGAGCCAGCTGAGGAGCCACTGGTGTCTTCCATCACCCGCTCCTCGGAGCCGGTGCAGCATGAGGAG AGCATAAGGAAACCCAGCCCAGAGCCACGAGCTCAGATGAGGAGGGCTGCTAGCAGAGATCAACTTAGGGACAGTAGCCCACCCCCAGCATTCAAGCCAGAACCACCCAAG GCCAAAACCCAGAACAGAGAAGAATCCTTTGACTTCTCCAGATCCCATGAATATAAGTCAAACCCCTCAGCTGTTGCTGGTAATGAAATTCCTGGGGCATCTACCAAAGGTTATCCTCCTCCTGTTGCAGCAAAACCTGCCTTAGCAAGGTCTATACTGAAGCCCTCCactcctgtccctcctccagaGGGTGAGGAGGTAGGAGAGGGCAGTGAGGAGCAAGATGGCACTCCCAAGTCTGTCCTGggcaaagtaaaaatatttgagaagatgGATCACAAGGCAAGATTACAGAGAATGCAAGAGCTCCAAGAAGCACAGAATGCAAgg ATTGAAATTGCTCAGAAGCATCCTGATATTTATGCAGTTCCAATTAAAACACACAAGCCAGACCCTGGCCTGTCCCAGAATACAAG TTCTAGGCCACCTGAACCCCAGAAAGGTCCTTCCAGACTCTACCAGGACCCCAGGGGAAGTTATGGCAGTGACGTTGAGGAAGAAGAATATCGCCAGCAGCTGTCAGAACACTCAAAGCGCGGTTATTACGGCCAGCCTTCCCGGTATCGGGACACAGAATTATAG